A single Tumebacillus sp. BK434 DNA region contains:
- a CDS encoding non-ribosomal peptide synthetase: MTDTQEEVLGNAEGVYLFPLSYAQQRLWFLDQLMPGNPAYNISTAVRLQGTLHPDALFQALRQIAARHETLVTSFREVDGAPMQVIDPELTLDLALLDLSGYGPDEQGAQMAARIAAQSQEPFDLQTAPLLRLSLLKLSEAEHVLLLTMHHIISDGWSMNVMIHELSLLYNAAISGGAATLPELAIQYADYGEWQREYLESGVLAEQLAYWREKLGGDLPILQLPADRKRPVVQTQRGALEIFLVPLELADKLRALSQREGVSLFMTLLAAFKTLLFRYTNQTDLLVGTPIAGRTREEIEPLIGFFVNTLVMRTELSGNISFRELLQRVKNTAFDAYAHQDVPFERLVEELAPERNLSHTPLFQVMFNLQNTSVEGMSLTGLTLEALDVDTGSAGFDLTLSMTEGKAGITSRFEYNCDLFDRSTIERMVTHFLTLLEAAAGSPEAELGALPILTEAERTLVIETFNNNTVDVPEELCMHQLFERQAELLPDAVAVEYLDEKLTYRELNQRANRLAHHLQQLGVGPEKLVGLCIHRSLDLVVGLLGIQKAGGAFLPLDPDYPPERLRYLLEDAQAAVLLTESQLLPQLPEHSGHTVCFDIDAEKIAAQSADNCQSDVRPENLAYVIYTSGSTGAPKGAMLEHRNGVSHHYGVIDRYNVQPSDRIVQFTSISFDVTVEEIFPTLACGATVVLRPHRTLTSSEEFLAWLGEQQISKFNPPTAYMHAFLQDLAEQGLTLPPTLRLLIAGGERMQPALVRAWREVATEHNALYNGYGPTETTVTATVYNETLPDDDIPIGRPVANAQTYVLDDRLQPVPIGVPGELYIGGKNVGRGYLGRPELTAERYLPNPFRPGERIYKTGDIVRVRADGNLLYLGRGDGQVKIRGYRIELGEVENALAEATGVREAVVLDREDTPGQKYLAAYVTLKETGQTSSDLRKELAERLPDYMIPSVFVILDEMPMTPNGKVNRAALPKPDSARPELGTDYIAPKTELEMTIAEIWQEVLGVKRVGVHDNFFELGGGSLLILQVHRKLKERIGVETSVVQLFQYPTVSALAKFLGDAGDETSVKQGQDRADRRKDLKSRRAARTKNRRD, encoded by the coding sequence TTGACTGATACTCAGGAAGAAGTTTTGGGCAATGCAGAGGGGGTCTACCTGTTCCCCCTCTCCTACGCCCAGCAGCGGCTGTGGTTTCTCGACCAGCTCATGCCCGGCAATCCAGCCTATAACATCTCAACGGCAGTCAGACTTCAAGGAACATTGCACCCGGATGCGCTGTTTCAAGCACTGCGGCAGATCGCAGCGCGGCATGAAACGCTGGTCACTTCGTTTCGCGAGGTCGACGGCGCCCCGATGCAGGTGATCGACCCGGAGCTCACACTCGACCTGGCTCTGCTCGACCTGAGCGGATACGGGCCGGACGAACAAGGAGCGCAAATGGCGGCGCGGATCGCCGCACAATCGCAGGAGCCGTTTGATCTGCAGACGGCCCCGCTCCTGCGCCTCAGCCTGCTCAAGCTGTCCGAAGCGGAGCACGTGCTGCTGTTGACGATGCATCACATCATCTCCGACGGCTGGTCGATGAACGTGATGATTCACGAGCTGTCCCTGCTTTACAACGCAGCGATCAGCGGGGGAGCGGCAACGCTTCCGGAACTGGCCATCCAGTATGCCGATTACGGCGAGTGGCAGCGCGAGTATCTGGAAAGCGGCGTGCTGGCTGAACAGCTCGCCTACTGGCGGGAGAAGCTCGGCGGCGATCTGCCGATCCTGCAGTTGCCTGCCGACCGCAAACGCCCGGTCGTGCAGACGCAGCGCGGAGCGCTCGAGATCTTCCTCGTGCCGCTCGAACTCGCCGACAAACTGCGCGCTTTGAGTCAGCGGGAAGGCGTCTCGCTGTTCATGACGCTGTTGGCAGCGTTCAAGACGCTGCTGTTCCGCTACACCAACCAGACCGATCTGCTGGTCGGCACGCCGATCGCCGGGCGCACGCGCGAGGAGATCGAGCCATTGATCGGATTTTTTGTCAACACCTTGGTCATGCGCACCGAGCTTTCCGGCAACATCTCCTTCCGCGAGCTGTTGCAGCGGGTCAAGAACACCGCATTTGATGCGTACGCCCATCAGGACGTGCCGTTTGAAAGGCTGGTCGAAGAGCTGGCCCCGGAGCGCAACCTCAGCCACACCCCGCTGTTTCAGGTGATGTTCAATCTGCAAAACACCTCGGTGGAAGGAATGTCCCTGACCGGTCTGACCCTCGAGGCGCTCGATGTCGACACCGGCTCGGCGGGCTTCGACCTGACGCTTTCGATGACCGAAGGCAAGGCAGGCATCACGAGTCGCTTCGAATACAACTGCGATCTGTTTGACCGCTCGACGATCGAGCGGATGGTCACCCATTTCCTGACCCTGCTCGAAGCGGCGGCAGGCAGCCCGGAGGCAGAGCTTGGCGCTTTGCCGATCCTGACCGAAGCGGAGCGGACGCTGGTCATCGAGACGTTCAACAACAACACGGTCGATGTGCCGGAAGAACTGTGCATGCATCAGCTGTTTGAGCGCCAGGCGGAATTGCTGCCTGACGCGGTCGCGGTGGAATATCTCGACGAAAAACTGACCTATCGCGAGCTGAATCAGCGGGCCAACCGGCTGGCACATCATCTGCAACAACTTGGCGTCGGGCCGGAAAAATTGGTCGGTCTCTGCATTCATCGCTCGCTGGATCTCGTCGTCGGACTGCTCGGCATCCAGAAGGCGGGCGGCGCCTTCCTGCCGCTCGATCCGGACTATCCGCCGGAGCGTCTGCGCTATCTGCTCGAAGATGCGCAGGCGGCGGTGCTGCTGACCGAATCGCAACTCTTGCCTCAACTGCCGGAGCACAGTGGGCATACCGTCTGCTTTGACATCGATGCGGAGAAGATCGCAGCACAAAGTGCGGACAACTGCCAAAGCGACGTGCGGCCGGAGAACCTCGCCTACGTGATCTACACCTCCGGCTCGACCGGCGCGCCGAAAGGGGCGATGCTGGAGCACCGCAATGGTGTTTCACACCACTACGGTGTGATCGACCGCTATAACGTGCAGCCGAGCGACCGCATCGTGCAGTTCACGTCGATCTCGTTCGACGTGACGGTCGAAGAGATCTTTCCGACGCTGGCCTGCGGGGCGACGGTGGTCTTGCGCCCGCACCGCACGCTGACTTCGAGCGAGGAGTTTCTGGCCTGGCTCGGCGAGCAGCAGATTTCCAAGTTCAACCCGCCGACCGCCTATATGCATGCGTTCTTGCAGGATCTCGCCGAGCAGGGGCTGACCCTGCCGCCGACGCTGCGCCTGCTGATCGCAGGCGGCGAGCGCATGCAGCCGGCGCTGGTCCGCGCCTGGCGCGAAGTGGCGACGGAGCACAACGCCTTGTACAACGGCTATGGCCCGACCGAAACCACGGTCACGGCGACCGTCTACAACGAAACGTTGCCCGATGATGACATCCCGATCGGCCGCCCGGTCGCCAATGCGCAGACGTACGTGCTCGATGACCGGCTCCAGCCGGTGCCGATCGGCGTGCCCGGCGAGCTGTACATCGGCGGGAAGAACGTCGGGCGCGGCTACCTCGGCCGCCCCGAGCTGACCGCCGAGCGCTACCTGCCCAATCCATTCCGGCCGGGCGAACGGATCTACAAGACGGGTGACATCGTCCGCGTTCGGGCGGACGGCAACCTGCTCTACCTCGGACGCGGCGACGGCCAGGTGAAGATCCGCGGCTACCGCATCGAGCTTGGAGAAGTGGAAAACGCGCTGGCCGAAGCGACGGGCGTGCGCGAAGCGGTCGTGCTCGACCGCGAAGACACGCCGGGACAGAAGTACCTCGCCGCTTATGTCACGCTCAAGGAGACAGGGCAGACCTCATCCGACCTGCGCAAGGAACTGGCCGAACGCCTGCCCGACTATATGATCCCTTCGGTGTTCGTCATCCTCGACGAGATGCCGATGACGCCAAACGGCAAAGTCAACCGCGCGGCGCTGCCGAAGCCGGACAGCGCCCGCCCCGAACTTGGGACCGACTACATCGCGCCGAAGACGGAGCTGGAGATGACGATCGCCGAGATCTGGCAGGAGGTGCTCGGGGTTAAGCGCGTCGGCGTCCACGACAACTTCTTTGAACTGGGCGGCGGGTCGCTGCTGATTCTGCAGGTGCACCGCAAGCTGAAAGAGCGCATCGGGGTAGAGACTTCGGTCGTGCAGCTGTTCCAGTACCCGACCGTCAGCGCCTTGGCCAAATTCTTAGGCGATGCGGGCGACGAGACTTCGGTCAAACAGGGACAGGACCGTGCCGACCGCCGCAAAGATTTGAAATCGCGCCGCGCTGCAAGGACGAAGAATCGAAGAGACTAG